GCGGGAGGAGGCCATCTTCACGGATCTCGTCGTGAGCGGCTTGCACATGGACGGGCAGACGCAACTCAGAACGCTACTGGGTGTGGTTCGTGCGGGTGACACGATCGTCGTCGATCACCTGTACCGGCTGGGCCGCGACGCTCGTCGCACGGGTGCGCTGCTCGCAGAACTGAAACACCGCGATGTCATGGTCTCCGCGACCGACCATGTCTCCAGTTCCCTCTTCGCCCGAGCAGGCTGCGCTGTCGGCATATGCGAGGCCACCGGCGCGCACGTCCCGAGGGCGAGGTTGCGTGAGTCGACTGGCGGACAGCGCGGGATGCGATAGGGGTTGCTCGTTGAACGAGCAGACTTCGGCCCCTCTGAGCGAGCACTGTTCGAGAACCACGTCGGTCAGATCCTTGGAGGAGGCGGGCTGGTACGGGCTGTGCGAACGTCACTGCCACAGCGCTGCGCGCGCTGAGGGCATGCGGTCTCGTTTGCGGATGCGTGCCTCTTGCGTCCGCACACGGATCAACAGGATGAGGCTCCACGGGCCGAAGAGGAGGAACTTCAGGCCGTTCCACAGTGCCCAGATGAAGGCCAGGTAGAGCCATTCGCTCCAGCCCTGGTCGATGAGTCCGGTGCAGGTGGCGGCGATGAGGAGGTAGACGACGCCGAGTAGCGTCGCCGGCACGCCCCACTTCAGGCCGCGCCGGGTGCGGAGTTTGTCGAGGAGGATGTTGGTGGGCATCCAGCGGCGCAGGAAGATGCGGGTGTGGATGCTGGCGTTCCAGAGCCGGTTCAGGAGCATGGTGTGGGCCTCACTTTCGCACGCAGGACTATCGCGGGGTGGCTGGTCCTGAGTGGTTGAGTGCCCGAGACGCTGCTCGAACGGTCTGCGTCACCCCTGAACGAAATCCGGGGCTCGGCGTGTGGTTGCTCCTGCCACCATCAGAATACCGGCGACCCCGTGACAAAGGAAGAGCAACCCTTCCTCGGACGGTCCGTGGTGCTCACAGGGTGCGGCCGCTGCGCCGCTCCTGCGCCTCGGGTGCTGTGCTCTGCGGGTCTGGCTGGTGGCTGACGAGGGATGTGCGTGCGCGTTCGTAGTCGACACGCTGCGCGTCATCGTTGGGGACGGGTCCGAGGGGGCTGGTGTAGGTGATGCCCCACCGGTCGCGATACGCGACCACCGCCCGCACCGCCGCCAGTCGCGCTTCGGGGGCCATGCCGTCGAGGGTTCTCATCCAGGGCTCGGGATGTTCGATGGCTGTGGTGGTGAGGGTGTCGAGGCGTTGCTGCATGAGCTGCTCCCGCTCCTGGAGCGCCTGGCGCATGGTTAGGTCGGTGATCCCGGTCGCGCGCGGGACGAGGCCGGCGATCAGCGACACCCGACGTGCTGACGGCGGGTAGGTGGCGGCGACTTTCTGGATCCGGTAGCGCAGCAGCGACCCGAGATCTTCCACCCCGTCGAAGCTTCCGGCGCGGGTGATGCGTGGGAGGAGGTCGTTGATGTCGTGGCCGTCGGCTTCGAGGCGTCGGAGTTCGGTGGTGAGGATCCCGAACGACTCCGTCTCCACCAGCTCGTCGACCGCCTCTGGGGTGAGGTCGCCTTGCTCGAGCAGGGCGGTCCACCGGTCCTGCTGAGCTTCCTGCGCGATGGTGTCGTACTCGGCCGCCAACTGGGCCAGCGACCCCCACACGTCCTGCTCGGCGGTGATGGTCTCGTGGGCGGACTGTTCAGCTCCGACATGCTGGAGGATGCCGTAGAGGATGCTCCGGGCGGTCATCTGCAGGTCGTCCCGGTGCTGGTGCTCCTCGAGGTGACGCTCGTCGGTCGCGATATAGGCGCGGTTGGATTCCCGTCCTCGGGTCATGGCGACATAGAGGGACTCGCGGGTCATCTCCGGTGAGTGGACGATCGCGTGCGCGGTGTCGACGGTGGAGCCTTGGGCGCGGTGTGCGGTGATCGCGTACCCGAGCTCGACATGCTCGCTCACGTACGCGGCAGGGAGTGTAATGGTCGTGCGCCATTTGGAATGGGCGCGGCGGACGGTGAGGGATCCATCATCATGCGCGCGAGTGACGGTCCATCGGTCCCCGTTCTTCACCCACCCTCGCCCGAGGGCGAGTCGGCGGTCGTTCTGCCTTGTGATGATGAGGTCGCCACGGGAGGCCTCGTTCCCGTCATGCAACCGGACGCCATCGAGGGCAACCTGCCCTGCGAGGATGCGGTCGGTGCGGGCGCGGGTGTTGAGTTCGGAGACGGTGTCGAGGGTCTCGGCAATCAACACCGACGCCTTCCCCTCTGCTTGGTCGCTACGCCACGCCTGGTACGCCTGTTCGAGGATGTCCTCGTACCCGCCTGGGGTGATGCGGTCGTGGTCGAGGTAGGTGTCGATGACGTCGGCGTTGCCGATCCGCAGGCCGAGGGACGCGTGTTTCTCCCAGTCGTTGCGGAACCGCCTGACGTCGGTGAGCTCTGGCGCATCGTCCCGGTCTCGGACGAGCATCCCGAACGCCCCACCCGCATCCACCGCGGCGAGCTGCGCCCAGTCACCCACGAGGAGCACCTTCGCGCCAGCCTGCTGGGCGTGGGTGGCGATGGTGTCGAGCGCGAGAGTGCCTGCCAGAGAAGCCTCGTCAATGATGACGAGCTGGCCTGCCTTGAGGTTCCAGGTGCCGTTGCGGTGTTCGTGGAGCCACTTCGCCGTGTTCTCCGTCGAGATCCCCAAATCCCCAGCAAGGACATCGGCTGCAGCAGCGGACGGCGCGAGACCGATTACGGAGCCGGTGCCGTGGCGTTTCTCCCACGCCCGCCGCAACGCGGACATCGTCGTGGTCTTCCCTGTCCCTGCGGGGCCAACGAGGACGTCGAGCGTCCGGGCGGAGACGCCGATCTTCGCGATCGCCCGCTCCTGATCCGGTGACAGGGCGTGCCCGTTACGGTTCTTCGTCCGTGCCGCCTGCTCAATCCACGTGAGCGGCACGGTCGGTGCGCTCCTGTCGTTCGACGCAGCAAGGAGACGATCCTCTGCCGCGAGCACCAGTTCAGACGAGAACACAGTCGCAGCCTTCGGGCGGAACACGCTCGACCCGTCCGGGCGACGGAACGTCGGCGGGCTCGACGCGAGCTCCGGCGGAGTCAACCGCAGCGACACGCGTTCTGCGGCGTCGACGATCTGCTGAGTGATCTGGTCGCGGTCGGCCGCGGACGCGAACCGGAGTCCCATCGTCTGCCGGACAGCCTCCGCATGAAGATTCCATCGCTTCCACGTCGCACGCCGATCACCCACCCGCGCCACCACGACCTCAGCAACCTGCTCGAGATCGCCGAGGGGGATGTCGTCCGCGCGCAGCAACGGCTCCCCAGCGCTCCCGGCCAAGAGCGTGGTGGCCCAGGTCGGAGCGTCCTCCCCGAGAAGCTCGGTCGCACGATCGCGCCACCCGCTGGTGAGGTCGCTCAGCGAGTGGTGCTGCTTCGGGGCCGGGTCTCCAACGTGGCCTGTTGCCGGAACTGCCACAACAACTTCGGAGACGGCTGCCGCCCATGCTTGGTCACGTAGTCAGCGACGAGGCGATCCTTGACCTCCTCGATATCCCGGGTGCGCGAAGAGAACTCGTCCATCAGCTCCTGCGGCACCCCGGCGATCTCCCACGCCGTCGACCTTCCCACACCACGCTCGCGCGCCTCCCAGCCGATGCCGAGAATCTGGGTGAGGTGATCGGAGAGGACCGCGTTGTAATGCTCCGACAACCCGGTGACCGCCGCATGGATCGCGCGAGAGTCGAGGGTCCGCCACTTCCCGTCATGAACGGCCTGGACCCGATTCGCGACCACGACATGCGTGTGCAACTGCGGGTCAGACGCACGCGAGTCGTAGTGGTCGTAGGCGGTCGCGATCACACCACGGACTTCGACCTGGGCGACCGCACCCCGCGGTCCTTTCGCACCAATCCGGGTCCTCGCGATGTCACGCTCCACCAACGCGATCACATCCTGGATCGCCGCGTGATGCGCCTGGGCGATCAACGCCTGCGTCCCACCGTCAGCAACTGCCCACAGCGTCGAGACAGACTTCGGGGCTGACAACGTCAAATCGAAGCCCGCCACCGGCACGCTCGTCGGCTTCGAAGCTTCCTCACCCTCGATCAGCGCGGCATGGGCCGCAAACTCCTCGTCGGTGAGAGTGCCGGAGAGCTTCTCGAGACGACGCTCGATACGTTCCGCAGCGGTGGCGAACTTCCGGTACGGACGCCCCAACGGTTCACCGCTGTTCGGATCCTGCCCGAACCCCATCAGCCGTCGTAGCTGCTCCTCGGTCACGGCCGCGCCCGCTGCCACGCCGCCCGATAAGTCAGGAAGACCAGAACCGATCCAGGAGCCGGGAGGTGTTCCCGACTTGAGGTAGTACCTCGTCAACGCAGAAGCGGCGTCACGGTCGCCATCGCCAATGACGACAGAGTTCAACAGGTACCGGTATCCATCACCGGCCGTCATCACCCTGATGGACACCGTCACACCCGACAGGTACGCAACTGCCCTTTCCACCGGACCCGCCAATAACGGAGCGCCTTGTCCGGTTTGACTGAGTGAGTTGGGCTTAAGAGCGTGGCTCAGGTTGTCGGGATGAGTCCTGCCCGTTCCAGATCGCCGATGAGGCCGGTGGTCAGCGGGAGACGGTCGAGTTCGTTGAGCGCGACCCAGCTAGCGTCCCGTGCGGCGCATTCCGCCAGCGTCTCGCTGGCCTCGACGCTGCCGCGAGGGACCGATCAACGGCCTTTGTCCGGCTCAGTAGCGCGCTTGACGAGCAGCACGCGTCCTTGTACATCAACGACGACGACACTTGCCGCGAGCACTATCCCATCCATGCTCTCGACCTTACCCAGCTGCCGCTACGACTTTTGCTGAGAGGAACCGGAGGGCATAGCGGCGGTGGCCGCGAACGTTCGTCCTTGCCCGGTTCTCGAGCGGCGCAAGGGCGCGGATCTGGAAGGCGGTGGCCTGTGATCCGCGCCCTTGGGTTGCGGGGCTCAATCGGTGGAGAGGTGTTTGGTGAGTTTGTCTCCTTCTATGTCGAGGTTGGGGAGGATGCGGTCGAGCCAGCGGGGGAGCCACCAGGCTTTGTCGCCGAATATGGCCATGATGGCCGGCACAAGGGTCATGCGGACGAGGAAGGCGTCGATGAGGATGCCGAATGCGAGGGCGAATCCGACTTGGGCGATCATGGGTTCGGGGTTGTAGATGAATCCGGCCCGCGGAAGCTAGTCGGGGAGAACGGGCACGGAGCTACTGTCAACAACGAACAACGGACGGAGCACGATCATGAGCACAGCGGATCAGGTGTCAGCGTTGCCGGAGCCGGTCGGGCGATTGGTCGCGGCGATCAACGACGCCGACACGGACGCGTTCGCCGCGTGCTTCACCGACGACGGCTACGTCGACGACTGGGGACGCGTCCTCACAGGTCCGCAAGGGGTGCGCAGCTGGGCAGGCTCGGACGCGATCGGCGCCGGCGCGCAGATGACCATCCTCACCGCCGATACGGATGGTGACACGGTCACGACCAGATTCTCGTGGCGCAGTCGCGTTTTCAACGGCGAATCCACCGGGATATTTACCCTCTCGGGCGGGAAGATCGCCAGCTTCACCATCCCACCGAATCACTGACCCCAGCGGTACACCGCGGAGCGCCGGTCGCGCTTGCGCTGGAACGCGATGATGCCGTTGACGATCACGACCACCGCTTCCCCCCCAGTATCAGCAGCGGACCGACGATCCCGGCCATTCAGTTCCTCCAATTCGCCAACAGTGTGAACATCACGGCGACCGTCCCGGAGCTCGTTGCGGAGCGTTCGCGACCAGGTCGCCGCGATCCTGCCGCGCTGAGCCGGCGTAGGCGTTCATGTGGACGCGGTCGCGGTGACGCTTGCAGGAAAGTACGCGACGTCCGGCCCCGCCACGACCCTGCCCTTCGAATCGAGCACCCCGGCGCGGACGTGCTCGCCTGTGTCGATGGTGACGGGCAGAACGCGCGGGCTCCGTGTCTGAGGGATGTGTGCGTCGCCCCATTGCTGCATGGCGACCATGACGACCCTCAGTTCCTCATCGGCAGGGGTGATGTCGTAGGCGTGGCGTGTGCGTTGACCCGGTTCCTGATACGGAGGCCTCTCCAGGACGCCGTGATCGATCAATGATGCGAGCCGCGCTGCGTACGTCGGAGGCGATGCCGAGCCGGTCGCGGAACTGTGCGAAGCCGCCGAGCGCCGATGGGGACGATTCGCGTTAGCGCTGGATGAACACTCGCTGCGTCGAGATGGGATCGGGTACCCTCGTGGGAGTCGACAGCGGTGTCGCCTCCCACGTGGCTGCGGTGTGCGGCGTCGTCAGAAGCTTGTGATGACGACGCGGTTGATCTTCGGGTCGCGGAGGGATGCGTAGCCTTCCTGGACTTCGTCGATCGAGATTTCCTTTGAGACGAGTTCATCGAGCTTGTATCGGCCCTGCAGGTAGAGTTCGGCGATCATCGGGATGTCACGCTTCGGGTTGGTCGAGCCCATGTAGACACCCTCGATGCGCTTGCGAGCACCGAGCAGTTCGAACGAGGAGACCTCGATGCTGTTGGCGGGGTCGAGCACCCCGATCAGGTAGAGGCCGCCGCCTGCAGCGAGCATGTCGAACCCGGAGCGAGTGACGCCGGGTGCTCCGACGAAGTCGAAGACGAAGTCGGCGCCGAGACCGCCGGTGAGGTCTTTGACGGTCTGGACGGCATCGACCTCTCGCGAGTTCACGGTGTCGGTCGCTCCGAACTGGCGCGCGTTGGCGAGCTTGTCGTCGGCGACATCGATGGCGATGATTCTGCTGGCTCCGGCGATGACCGCGCCGCTTATCGCGTTGGTCCCGACGCCTCCTGTGCCGATGATGGCCACGGTCTTGCCGGGCTGCACGTTGGCGGTGTTCATGACTGCACCGGCACCGGTGACGACCCCACAACCGAGCAGGGCGGCTTGCGGGAAGGGCAGCGCATCCGGGACCTTGGCGAGCTGGTTCTCGTGAATGACCGCGTATTCGGCGAAGCCCCCGAGCCCCATGCCCTGGTTGAGCTGGTGGCCGTTCCCGTCGATGATCCGATTGTCGCGGATGGTGGACTCAGGGTGGAGGCAGAGGTGGACGTTGCCGGTGAGGCACTGGATGCAGGCGCCACAGTATTGGACGAGGCAACCCACGACGTGGTCGCCGATGGCGATGTCTCGCACCTGGTCGCCGATCGCGGTCACGATTCCGGCGACCTCGTGGCCGAGCACCACTGGCACGTCGAAGCCCAGGTTTGTGGATTGGGCCAACTCGTCGGTGTGGCACAGCCCTGATGCCTTGACCTGGACGAGTACCTCGCGACCGATCGGGTCGGAGATCGTGACGTCTTCCGTGTGGAAACCTCCGCCGAACTCACGGACCACTGATGCTTTCATAGCTGACTTAGCCTCTCTTAGATCGACATGTTCTGGTCCAGCGGCCGTTCGGGCGATGACCGAACACGGCGGCGGTCGGCTCCGGCCCGCGTCAGGGGCCTCGCTGCCGGAACTCGGTGCTGTTTCCACGTCGTCCCAGGACCATTTGTCACGATACTCCTTCCGATAGACAGACGTCCATAAAATGGCACATGAGTCAGAATGGGCATGTGAAGACAACGGAGCAGGAGGGTCGCCGGCAGCAGCTCGCCATCGCATCCGACCCGCGCGTGGCGCGCACCCGGCAGCGAATAATTGGGGCCTGTCGAGAGCTGCTCGAGTCGGATCGGTCTGTCACCGTCGCAGCTATCTGCAGCCGTGCCGATGTCGGGAGAAGCACGTTCTATACGCACTTCGCGACAATGGGCGATGTCGCCGTCGCAGCCATCGACCGACTCTTTGACTCTTTGGCCGCGAAGGACATCGAGAGGAGGGCGGCTTCAACGCTCAGCCGCGCTGGCATCGTCCGAGCGGGCCTCGAGGAACTGCTGCGGGCCGTCTTGGCGGAGCGAGTGTTCTTTCTCTACGCTCTATCCGCTCCGGCTGCGGAACGCGTGCGCGAGCGTTTCACCAGTGATCTCGCCGCGAGCCTGCAACTCACGGTACGCACGGAACGACCGGACGCCTCCGAGGCTTTCTACCGCACTGCGGCCGACTTTACAGCCAACGGAACCATCGGTGCGCTGCTGGACTGGGTTGTCGACCCGGCGGGCCGATCGCAGAAGCAGATGATAGACATCCTCTCCGACCTCCTGCCACGCTGGCTGGTGGACGCACCGCTCAAATAGG
This DNA window, taken from Gulosibacter molinativorax, encodes the following:
- a CDS encoding Zn-dependent alcohol dehydrogenase; amino-acid sequence: MKASVVREFGGGFHTEDVTISDPIGREVLVQVKASGLCHTDELAQSTNLGFDVPVVLGHEVAGIVTAIGDQVRDIAIGDHVVGCLVQYCGACIQCLTGNVHLCLHPESTIRDNRIIDGNGHQLNQGMGLGGFAEYAVIHENQLAKVPDALPFPQAALLGCGVVTGAGAVMNTANVQPGKTVAIIGTGGVGTNAISGAVIAGASRIIAIDVADDKLANARQFGATDTVNSREVDAVQTVKDLTGGLGADFVFDFVGAPGVTRSGFDMLAAGGGLYLIGVLDPANSIEVSSFELLGARKRIEGVYMGSTNPKRDIPMIAELYLQGRYKLDELVSKEISIDEVQEGYASLRDPKINRVVITSF
- a CDS encoding ATP-dependent DNA helicase, whose translation is MAVPATGHVGDPAPKQHHSLSDLTSGWRDRATELLGEDAPTWATTLLAGSAGEPLLRADDIPLGDLEQVAEVVVARVGDRRATWKRWNLHAEAVRQTMGLRFASAADRDQITQQIVDAAERVSLRLTPPELASSPPTFRRPDGSSVFRPKAATVFSSELVLAAEDRLLAASNDRSAPTVPLTWIEQAARTKNRNGHALSPDQERAIAKIGVSARTLDVLVGPAGTGKTTTMSALRRAWEKRHGTGSVIGLAPSAAAADVLAGDLGISTENTAKWLHEHRNGTWNLKAGQLVIIDEASLAGTLALDTIATHAQQAGAKVLLVGDWAQLAAVDAGGAFGMLVRDRDDAPELTDVRRFRNDWEKHASLGLRIGNADVIDTYLDHDRITPGGYEDILEQAYQAWRSDQAEGKASVLIAETLDTVSELNTRARTDRILAGQVALDGVRLHDGNEASRGDLIITRQNDRRLALGRGWVKNGDRWTVTRAHDDGSLTVRRAHSKWRTTITLPAAYVSEHVELGYAITAHRAQGSTVDTAHAIVHSPEMTRESLYVAMTRGRESNRAYIATDERHLEEHQHRDDLQMTARSILYGILQHVGAEQSAHETITAEQDVWGSLAQLAAEYDTIAQEAQQDRWTALLEQGDLTPEAVDELVETESFGILTTELRRLEADGHDINDLLPRITRAGSFDGVEDLGSLLRYRIQKVAATYPPSARRVSLIAGLVPRATGITDLTMRQALQEREQLMQQRLDTLTTTAIEHPEPWMRTLDGMAPEARLAAVRAVVAYRDRWGITYTSPLGPVPNDDAQRVDYERARTSLVSHQPDPQSTAPEAQERRSGRTL
- a CDS encoding TetR/AcrR family transcriptional regulator, producing MKTTEQEGRRQQLAIASDPRVARTRQRIIGACRELLESDRSVTVAAICSRADVGRSTFYTHFATMGDVAVAAIDRLFDSLAAKDIERRAASTLSRAGIVRAGLEELLRAVLAERVFFLYALSAPAAERVRERFTSDLAASLQLTVRTERPDASEAFYRTAADFTANGTIGALLDWVVDPAGRSQKQMIDILSDLLPRWLVDAPLK
- a CDS encoding recombinase family protein, with the translated sequence MSDLAQRATLSDRAGSMYGYARTNRPDIDVEPQHRALREVGVREEAIFTDLVVSGLHMDGQTQLRTLLGVVRAGDTIVVDHLYRLGRDARRTGALLAELKHRDVMVSATDHVSSSLFARAGCAVGICEATGAHVPRARLRESTGGQRGMR
- a CDS encoding winged helix-turn-helix transcriptional regulator is translated as MIDHGVLERPPYQEPGQRTRHAYDITPADEELRVVMVAMQQWGDAHIPQTRSPRVLPVTIDTGEHVRAGVLDSKGRVVAGPDVAYFPASVTATAST
- the mobF gene encoding MobF family relaxase; the encoded protein is MERAVAYLSGVTVSIRVMTAGDGYRYLLNSVVIGDGDRDAASALTRYYLKSGTPPGSWIGSGLPDLSGGVAAGAAVTEEQLRRLMGFGQDPNSGEPLGRPYRKFATAAERIERRLEKLSGTLTDEEFAAHAALIEGEEASKPTSVPVAGFDLTLSAPKSVSTLWAVADGGTQALIAQAHHAAIQDVIALVERDIARTRIGAKGPRGAVAQVEVRGVIATAYDHYDSRASDPQLHTHVVVANRVQAVHDGKWRTLDSRAIHAAVTGLSEHYNAVLSDHLTQILGIGWEARERGVGRSTAWEIAGVPQELMDEFSSRTRDIEEVKDRLVADYVTKHGRQPSPKLLWQFRQQATLETRPRSSTTR
- a CDS encoding nuclear transport factor 2 family protein; its protein translation is MSTADQVSALPEPVGRLVAAINDADTDAFAACFTDDGYVDDWGRVLTGPQGVRSWAGSDAIGAGAQMTILTADTDGDTVTTRFSWRSRVFNGESTGIFTLSGGKIASFTIPPNH